In Papaver somniferum cultivar HN1 chromosome 1, ASM357369v1, whole genome shotgun sequence, a genomic segment contains:
- the LOC113359141 gene encoding uncharacterized protein LOC113359141 gives MSSDVIKKWMKCPHKSLKYRQGVKSFIEFAKNNGGGSHLFSCPCRRCMNGKGLVVLSEISLHLLKHGMHELYTSWRYHGESSVQATQLTHKDNTTTECAADNDDVTAGFNENITTDVDENVREGMDENVEAGVDENVTVGLDENVGTSRCGQKKRSATEKAREPLYPSCPNGNSVMYAAIMMNNIKTQCGISDNSVTTILELMKELLPEGNNMPCKYPDIKKIIKELGMDYMTYDACVNDCTLYWKDNSSLVKCPLLAGDTVFVQPSSFDVYEARILYVMFVDIRSESTSFTNSEFLLKTRMLWAIHDFTALGTLAGCVTHGYYACPTCGEETVSELLSYSKKICYMGHRRWLPSQHKYRFDKTNFSGGVEDGKAPWPLTGLQVQEMVKYMKSKQGKGKPPAKKRK, from the exons ATGTCATCTGATGTGATCAAGAAATGGATGAAGTGTCCTCATAAGTCTTTAAAATACAGACAAGGTGTGAAGTCATTCATAGAGTTTGCCAAGAATAATGGTGGTGGGAGTCATTTATTTTCATGCCCTTGTCGTCGTTGTATGAATGGTAAAGGCTTAGTTGTACTGAGCGAGATCTCATTGCATTTGCTCAAACATGGTATGCATGAGCTGTACACATCATGGCGCTATCATGGGGAAAGTTCAGTACAAGCAACACAATTAACACATAAGGATAATACTACAACTGAATGTGCAGCAGATAATGATGATGTTACAGCAGGTTTTAATGAGAATATTACCACAGATGTGGATGAGAATGTTAGGGAAGGGATGGATGAGAATGTAGAAGCAGGTGTTGATGAGAATGTTACAGTAGGGTTGGATGAGAATGTTGGAACCAGCAGGTGTGGACAGAAAAAGAGATCAGCGACTGAGAAGGCAAGAGAACCATTATATCCTTCATGTCCTAATGGAAACTCAGTAATGTACGCTGCGATAATGATGAACAACATAAAGACTCAGTGTGGAATTTCAGACAATAGTGTTACCACAATATTAGAATTGATGAAAGAGTTGCTTCCCGAAGGTAACAACATGCCATGTAAGTATCCAGATATCAAGAAGATTATTAAAGAGCTGGGGATGGATTATATGACTTATGATGCTTGTGTAAATGACTGTACACTTTATTGGAAGGATAATAGTTCATTGGTGAAGTGTCCT CTGTTGGCCGGTGATACTGTGTTCGTACAACCTTCCTccttcgatgtgtatgaagcgcgAATTCTCTATGTTATGTTTGTCGATATCAGGTCCGAGAGCACCAG CTTCACGAACTCTGAATTTCTGTTGAAGACAAGGATGTTATGGGCCATTCATGATTTTACGGCATTGGGTACTCTAGCTGGATGTGTGACTCATGGGTATTATGCGTGTCCTACCTGCGGTGAAGAAACAGTTTCAGAGTTGTTGTCGTATAGTAAGAAGATATGTTATATGGGACACCGAAGATGGCTGCCATCCCAACACAAGTACAGATTTGACAAAACAAATTTTAGTGGAGGGGTAGAAGATGGTAAAGCTCCATGGCCACTAACAGGATTGCAAGTTCAAGAGATGGTGAAATATATGAAAAGTAAACAGGGTAAGGGTAAACCACCAGCAAAGAAACGTAAATGA